Proteins encoded by one window of Candidatus Methanomethylophilaceae archaeon:
- a CDS encoding PAC2 family protein yields the protein MANFVAYDSKPNIKDPILIAGLPGIGEVGRIAADFIAEKLEAKRFARIFSPDLPAEAKIVGSIIEPVCHELWHAHTAAEDVLLLLGDSQGTTPQGIFDLSECEFRIALEYGPSLIITLCGYGVDELSREPRVIGAASRAELAEKYGSFGITFSLDREERIAGAAALFANFGIAYGIDSICLMGETLGAPSDYRSAASVVESLSKIIGTPIDVSELRSSDGDAKNTDGKSDAGPNPNGVSYFG from the coding sequence ATGGCAAACTTCGTGGCGTATGATTCGAAACCAAACATCAAAGATCCGATTCTGATCGCAGGGCTCCCAGGAATAGGCGAAGTCGGCAGGATAGCCGCCGATTTTATAGCCGAGAAACTGGAAGCGAAACGTTTTGCCCGCATATTCTCTCCCGATCTTCCGGCCGAAGCCAAGATTGTCGGCAGCATCATAGAGCCCGTCTGCCATGAGCTATGGCATGCTCATACTGCCGCGGAAGACGTTCTGTTGCTCCTAGGCGATTCTCAGGGGACCACGCCTCAAGGAATTTTCGATCTGTCCGAATGCGAGTTCAGAATCGCGTTGGAATACGGCCCGTCCCTCATTATAACGCTTTGCGGATATGGCGTCGATGAGCTCTCCCGCGAACCCCGCGTCATCGGGGCGGCATCCAGAGCGGAACTCGCAGAGAAGTATGGAAGCTTCGGTATAACATTCAGCTTGGATCGGGAAGAGAGAATCGCGGGAGCCGCAGCGCTGTTTGCCAATTTCGGTATCGCCTATGGGATCGATTCGATCTGCCTGATGGGAGAGACTTTAGGGGCGCCTTCAGACTACAGAAGCGCGGCATCCGTCGTGGAATCGCTATCCAAAATCATCGGCACGCCGATCGACGTCTCCGAACTGAGAAGCAGCGATGGAGATGCAAAAAATACCGATGGGAAAAGCGATGCCGGCCCCAACCCAAATGGCGTATCCTATTTCGGATGA
- a CDS encoding RNA-protein complex protein Nop10 produces MRSEIRRCSGCGRYTLRESCPICGSPASCPVPPRYSPEDRMGEYRRKAIIEEYGMNGKLRGV; encoded by the coding sequence ATGCGGTCGGAAATCCGCAGATGCTCCGGTTGCGGCAGGTACACCCTCCGCGAATCCTGCCCCATCTGCGGCTCCCCTGCATCATGCCCCGTGCCTCCGAGGTATTCTCCGGAGGATCGCATGGGAGAATACCGCAGGAAAGCCATAATCGAAGAGTACGGTATGAATGGCAAACTTCGTGGCGTATGA
- a CDS encoding translation initiation factor IF-2 subunit alpha encodes MSRVRGFPENGELVVCTVKSVKNFGAFVTLDEYDDKEGFIHVRDVAPGWVKYIKDFIREGQKTVCKVLGVDSTKGHIDLSLKSVNEHQKREKIQQWKNEKKAEKLVEIVAERMSISVDEAYDIFGNVLLEEYETLYGAFESAVAYPEEFLEEFTGDWTDTFMEVATENVAPPKVQIDGILEMSSPAPNGMELVKNALLAGLEAADDADAEITCVGCPKYRIVVTANEYKEAEEAMRKVSESAIKCLTSNGGTAVLKRESK; translated from the coding sequence ATGTCCAGAGTCAGGGGCTTTCCCGAGAACGGCGAGCTCGTCGTCTGCACCGTGAAAAGCGTGAAGAATTTCGGCGCTTTCGTTACCCTCGACGAGTACGACGACAAAGAGGGATTCATCCATGTCAGGGATGTGGCCCCGGGCTGGGTCAAATACATCAAAGACTTCATCAGAGAAGGTCAGAAAACCGTCTGCAAGGTTCTGGGCGTCGATTCAACCAAAGGTCACATCGACCTTTCCTTAAAATCCGTGAACGAACACCAGAAAAGGGAGAAAATCCAGCAATGGAAGAACGAGAAGAAAGCGGAGAAGCTCGTCGAGATCGTCGCCGAAAGGATGTCGATCTCCGTCGACGAAGCTTACGACATCTTCGGAAACGTTCTTCTGGAGGAGTACGAGACGCTTTACGGCGCCTTCGAGTCCGCCGTCGCTTATCCCGAGGAATTCCTGGAGGAATTCACCGGGGATTGGACAGACACATTCATGGAGGTCGCAACCGAGAATGTCGCGCCCCCGAAGGTCCAGATCGACGGCATTTTGGAGATGTCCTCCCCCGCCCCCAATGGTATGGAGCTCGTCAAGAACGCCCTCCTGGCCGGGCTTGAGGCAGCAGATGACGCTGATGCCGAGATTACCTGCGTCGGATGCCCCAAGTACAGGATCGTCGTCACCGCAAACGAATACAAGGAAGCTGAGGAGGCCATGAGGAAAGTCTCCGAAAGCGCCATAAAGTGCCTCACTTCCAACGGCGGAACGGCCGTTCTGAAGCGCGAGAGCAAGTGA
- a CDS encoding 30S ribosomal protein S27e, producing MTGDFIRIKCPDCANEQITFRKASTKVTCKVCGSVLVVPKGGVGEIKGEVLEVVG from the coding sequence ATGACTGGAGATTTCATCAGAATCAAATGCCCCGACTGCGCAAATGAGCAGATCACCTTCAGAAAGGCCTCGACCAAGGTCACCTGCAAGGTCTGCGGCTCCGTTCTTGTCGTCCCCAAAGGCGGCGTCGGCGAGATCAAGGGCGAAGTGCTTGAGGTAGTCGGCTGA
- a CDS encoding 50S ribosomal protein L44e yields MKMPRNIKRYCPYCKAHTTQEVERVKKKKASELKWGQRRFRRVTAGYGGFPRPKPEGREKPTKRINLRYRCTTCKKANISPCIRAKKFELTE; encoded by the coding sequence ATGAAGATGCCCAGAAATATCAAAAGATACTGCCCTTACTGCAAGGCCCACACGACCCAGGAGGTCGAGAGGGTCAAGAAGAAGAAGGCCAGCGAACTCAAATGGGGTCAGAGGAGATTCAGAAGAGTGACCGCAGGTTACGGAGGTTTCCCCAGGCCCAAGCCGGAAGGAAGGGAGAAGCCCACCAAGAGGATCAACCTCAGGTACAGATGCACCACCTGCAAGAAGGCCAACATCTCCCCCTGCATCCGCGCAAAGAAATTCGAGCTTACGGAGTGA
- the rpiA gene encoding ribose-5-phosphate isomerase RpiA translates to MDQPLENKRNSADVKKVVAEAAVERFVRDGMAVGLGTGTTANFAILKIAELVDEGMDLTCVATSVQSERLAKSCGINVCELDEVGSLDITIDGADEIDHDMQLIKGLGGALLREKIVAAATAKEIIVAGESKVVDKLGTLVPLPVEVVPFGHMHTAKALKQLGCVPVLRMAEEGIPFATDSGNYIYDCKFPGIDMAFRTESKINNIPGVVENGLFLNTAYEVLVCDGSFNITALSEEAIRRRGNEIRLL, encoded by the coding sequence ATGGACCAGCCACTGGAAAACAAACGGAACTCCGCGGACGTGAAAAAAGTCGTCGCGGAAGCGGCCGTAGAAAGATTCGTTAGGGACGGGATGGCTGTAGGGCTGGGAACCGGGACCACCGCCAACTTCGCGATACTGAAGATCGCAGAGCTTGTGGACGAAGGCATGGACCTGACCTGCGTTGCGACATCGGTCCAAAGCGAAAGGCTGGCTAAATCCTGCGGGATAAATGTCTGCGAGCTCGACGAAGTTGGATCTTTGGACATAACCATAGATGGCGCCGACGAGATCGACCACGACATGCAGCTCATAAAGGGATTGGGCGGAGCGCTTCTGAGAGAGAAGATAGTCGCAGCCGCCACCGCCAAAGAGATAATAGTCGCGGGCGAGAGCAAAGTAGTGGACAAACTCGGGACGTTGGTGCCTCTTCCGGTGGAAGTGGTGCCTTTCGGCCACATGCATACCGCCAAAGCCCTAAAACAGCTGGGCTGCGTCCCCGTTCTGAGGATGGCCGAAGAAGGCATACCGTTCGCCACAGACAGCGGGAATTACATCTACGACTGCAAATTCCCCGGCATAGACATGGCCTTCCGCACGGAATCGAAGATCAACAACATACCGGGGGTGGTCGAGAACGGCCTTTTCCTGAACACGGCCTATGAGGTCCTGGTATGCGACGGCTCATTCAATATAACGGCTCTGTCCGAAGAGGCGATAAGAAGGCGCGGAAACGAAATAAGGCTGCTCTGA
- a CDS encoding diphthine--ammonia ligase, with protein MRLASLYSGGKDSTFSMYLAEQMGHEVPCLVSVMPKGDDSWIFHVPNLKLIPLMAEAMGKMMVTASSDGTEEGDMEGLRRALDGLDVDGVVTGAVWSDYQWDRINLICGELGLKVFSPLWRKNQDLVMDEFLASGIRAIIVGCYAEGLGEEWLGREIDAEAVSELKKIRERTGISILGEGGEYESMAVDSPMHSLALSIDSAEKVWSSKGGTLKVREASLAPR; from the coding sequence ATGAGATTGGCATCTCTGTATTCCGGAGGCAAAGATTCCACTTTTTCGATGTACCTGGCAGAGCAGATGGGGCACGAGGTCCCGTGTCTCGTCAGCGTGATGCCGAAGGGGGACGATTCCTGGATATTCCACGTTCCAAATCTGAAGCTCATCCCTCTTATGGCCGAGGCTATGGGAAAGATGATGGTCACGGCCTCGAGCGACGGCACGGAAGAAGGGGATATGGAAGGCCTCCGCAGAGCCTTGGATGGCTTGGATGTGGATGGGGTCGTAACCGGAGCGGTTTGGTCGGATTATCAGTGGGACAGGATCAATCTGATATGCGGGGAACTGGGCCTGAAAGTTTTCTCGCCGCTTTGGAGGAAAAATCAGGATCTTGTTATGGACGAGTTTCTGGCTTCCGGGATACGCGCCATCATCGTCGGATGTTATGCGGAGGGCCTGGGAGAGGAGTGGCTAGGCCGCGAGATAGATGCGGAAGCAGTCTCCGAGCTCAAAAAAATCCGCGAGAGGACCGGGATAAGCATATTGGGCGAGGGAGGGGAATATGAATCGATGGCTGTCGACTCCCCCATGCATTCCCTGGCGCTCTCGATAGATTCGGCGGAAAAGGTTTGGTCCAGCAAAGGCGGCACTTTAAAGGTAAGAGAAGCCTCGCTGGCGCCCAGATAA
- the cadA gene encoding cadmium-translocating P-type ATPase, with product MSKRVFRIGGMTCAACVGRVESAIKSVPGVQSAEANIGSCTANVEYDGSPQTEAAIAKAVEAAGYAVVSDDRDEAAKEGKEALRKQFRDLVIAIVFAIPLSIIAMGPMLGLFEPFLDPLPYCILQGALCVPTLIAGRRFFRKGFPALLSAHPTMDSLIALGCAASVILASYNTYLVSTGNMHAMHSVCFDSASMIIALVSIGKYVEARSRYQTEDSVRSLLSTAPDTACVIRDGKEFNIKTSELVPGDIMLVRPGERIPTDGTVISGTSSANESMLTGESMPVDKGPGDFVYGATVNGGGSLQVKAEKTGEDTAIFQIARMIEMARSTKAPVANLADRVAAVFVPTVICIAIAAFAAWMLAGKGAQFSLTVAISVLVISCPCALGLATPLAMVVGTWKGSEHGILFKTATAVESSSKVDTIVLDKTGTCTLGTPAISEIRAEGDENKFVGLIAAAESDSEHPLGKAICAFAKDKGVELPPHEGFKSLSGSGIECVCDGKNVLIGNRSLMEERGIEIPGGHQERAGMTCVMAAADGKFLGSALISDPIRPESPDAIRSLKEDGVNVIMATGDGVSAAEAISSELGIDEVRHGMKPGDKLKLVKDLQIAQKRVAMVGDGINDAPALSQADVGIAVGAGTDVAMESGDIVLMNSDLRSVPAALETGKAVMKTVKENLIFAFGYNAVCIPIAAGLPVLFGYDGLTDQMPMLSAAAMSLSSISVVTNTLRLRRFKPKALSGRQRGFSYL from the coding sequence ATGAGCAAACGCGTATTCCGCATTGGCGGCATGACCTGCGCCGCGTGCGTGGGGAGAGTGGAAAGCGCCATCAAATCGGTTCCGGGAGTCCAATCCGCGGAAGCCAACATAGGCAGCTGCACCGCCAACGTCGAATATGACGGCTCTCCGCAGACGGAAGCCGCCATAGCGAAGGCCGTGGAAGCGGCTGGGTACGCCGTGGTTAGCGACGACCGCGACGAAGCCGCCAAAGAAGGGAAGGAAGCCCTCAGGAAACAGTTCCGCGACCTCGTCATAGCGATTGTTTTCGCTATCCCTCTGAGCATAATAGCCATGGGGCCTATGCTGGGGCTGTTCGAACCCTTCTTGGATCCGCTCCCCTATTGCATCCTGCAGGGCGCCCTGTGCGTCCCGACGCTCATCGCGGGCAGGAGATTCTTCAGGAAAGGTTTCCCGGCGCTGCTGTCGGCCCATCCAACGATGGATTCGCTGATAGCCCTAGGATGCGCGGCGTCGGTGATTCTGGCCTCCTACAACACATATCTGGTCAGCACAGGCAACATGCACGCTATGCACAGCGTCTGCTTCGACTCCGCGTCGATGATCATAGCGCTGGTCAGCATCGGAAAATACGTCGAAGCCCGCTCCAGATACCAGACCGAGGATTCCGTCAGAAGCCTGCTTTCCACGGCGCCGGATACCGCCTGCGTAATCAGAGATGGGAAAGAATTCAACATAAAAACGTCCGAGCTCGTCCCCGGGGACATAATGCTGGTTCGTCCGGGAGAGCGCATACCAACTGACGGGACTGTCATATCCGGGACATCATCGGCGAACGAATCCATGCTCACCGGAGAGAGCATGCCCGTTGACAAAGGCCCGGGCGATTTCGTCTACGGCGCGACCGTCAACGGCGGCGGAAGCCTCCAAGTAAAAGCAGAAAAAACCGGCGAGGACACCGCGATATTCCAGATCGCCCGCATGATCGAGATGGCCAGAAGCACCAAGGCTCCGGTGGCCAACTTGGCCGACAGGGTGGCCGCGGTTTTCGTCCCCACTGTGATCTGCATAGCCATAGCGGCTTTCGCGGCATGGATGCTCGCCGGAAAAGGCGCCCAATTCTCGCTCACCGTGGCCATTTCCGTGCTGGTGATATCCTGCCCGTGTGCGCTCGGACTCGCCACGCCGCTGGCAATGGTCGTCGGGACGTGGAAAGGGTCGGAACATGGGATCCTGTTCAAAACGGCTACGGCAGTCGAGTCCTCTTCGAAGGTAGACACTATTGTCCTGGATAAAACGGGGACCTGCACCTTGGGGACCCCCGCCATAAGCGAGATCAGAGCTGAAGGCGACGAAAACAAGTTCGTGGGTCTGATCGCGGCCGCGGAATCCGATTCGGAGCACCCGCTGGGAAAAGCCATATGCGCCTTCGCGAAAGACAAAGGAGTCGAATTGCCGCCTCACGAGGGCTTCAAAAGCCTCTCCGGGTCGGGAATCGAATGCGTTTGCGACGGCAAGAACGTCCTCATAGGCAACCGCTCCCTTATGGAGGAAAGAGGCATCGAAATCCCCGGAGGCCACCAAGAACGCGCCGGGATGACCTGCGTGATGGCGGCCGCTGACGGAAAGTTCCTCGGATCCGCGCTGATATCGGATCCCATAAGGCCGGAGAGCCCTGACGCCATACGCTCCCTGAAAGAAGACGGCGTGAACGTCATAATGGCAACGGGAGACGGCGTATCCGCGGCAGAGGCCATATCCTCGGAGCTGGGAATCGATGAGGTGCGCCATGGAATGAAGCCTGGTGACAAGCTGAAGCTGGTGAAAGACCTCCAGATAGCTCAGAAACGCGTTGCGATGGTCGGAGACGGGATAAACGACGCTCCTGCCCTGTCCCAAGCGGACGTGGGGATAGCCGTCGGCGCGGGAACCGACGTAGCCATGGAATCGGGCGACATCGTGCTGATGAACAGCGACCTCCGCAGCGTCCCGGCGGCTTTGGAGACGGGAAAAGCCGTCATGAAGACGGTGAAAGAGAATCTGATATTCGCGTTCGGATACAACGCCGTATGCATACCCATAGCGGCGGGCCTTCCGGTTCTGTTCGGATACGACGGGCTGACCGACCAGATGCCGATGCTTTCGGCCGCGGCGATGTCTTTGTCGTCGATATCCGTGGTCACCAACACGCTCAGATTGCGGCGGTTCAAGCCGAAAGCCTTATCTGGGCGCCAGCGAGGCTTCTCTTACCTTTAA
- a CDS encoding heavy-metal-associated domain-containing protein has translation MAKTTLKIEGMMCEGCVSNVTKALESTEGVESAAVDLKKGTATVMHSGVPDEKLIGAVVDAGFRASVKKGLFS, from the coding sequence ATGGCAAAAACTACGCTTAAGATCGAAGGAATGATGTGCGAAGGCTGCGTCTCCAACGTGACGAAAGCCTTGGAATCCACGGAAGGCGTCGAATCTGCCGCTGTGGACCTGAAAAAAGGCACCGCAACCGTGATGCACAGCGGCGTCCCTGACGAGAAGCTGATAGGCGCCGTCGTGGACGCGGGATTCAGGGCTTCCGTCAAAAAGGGCCTATTCTCATGA